The Pseudomonas parafulva genome includes a window with the following:
- the tgt gene encoding tRNA guanosine(34) transglycosylase Tgt, whose protein sequence is MSFELLATDGKARRGRITFPRGTVETPAFMPVGTYGTVKGMLPRDIEAIGAEMILGNTFHLWLRPGTEVIKKHNGLHDFMQWKGPILTDSGGFQVFSLGAMRKIKEEGVTFASPVDGSKVFMGPEESMQVQRDLGSDVVMIFDECTPYPAEHDIARTSMELSLRWAQRSKNAHADNTAALFGIVQGGMYQDLRMRSLEGLENIGFDGLAIGGLSVGEPKHEMIKVLDYLPGQMPADKPRYLMGVGKPEDLVEGVRRGVDMFDCVMPTRNARNGHLFVDTGVIKIRNAFHRHDESPLDPTCDCYTCSNFSRAYLHHLDKCGEMLSSMLNTIHNLRHYQRLMAGLREAIQQGKLAAFVDAFYAKRGLVVPPLD, encoded by the coding sequence ATGTCCTTCGAACTGCTGGCCACCGACGGCAAGGCCCGTCGTGGCCGCATCACCTTCCCCCGTGGCACGGTCGAAACCCCGGCGTTCATGCCGGTGGGCACCTATGGCACGGTCAAGGGCATGCTGCCCCGTGACATCGAGGCCATTGGCGCCGAGATGATCCTGGGCAACACCTTCCACCTGTGGCTGCGCCCAGGCACCGAGGTAATCAAGAAGCACAACGGCCTGCACGATTTCATGCAGTGGAAAGGCCCGATTCTTACCGATTCCGGTGGCTTCCAGGTCTTCAGCCTGGGCGCCATGCGCAAGATCAAGGAAGAAGGCGTGACCTTCGCCTCTCCCGTGGACGGCTCCAAGGTGTTCATGGGCCCGGAGGAATCCATGCAGGTGCAACGCGACCTGGGCTCGGATGTGGTGATGATCTTCGACGAGTGCACCCCGTACCCTGCCGAGCACGACATCGCTCGTACCTCCATGGAGCTGTCGCTGCGCTGGGCCCAGCGCTCGAAGAACGCCCATGCCGACAACACCGCCGCGCTGTTCGGCATCGTTCAGGGCGGCATGTACCAGGACCTGCGCATGCGCTCGCTGGAGGGGCTCGAGAACATCGGCTTCGACGGCCTGGCCATTGGCGGCCTGTCGGTGGGTGAGCCCAAGCACGAGATGATCAAGGTGCTGGACTACTTGCCAGGGCAAATGCCGGCTGACAAACCTCGTTACCTTATGGGGGTAGGCAAACCGGAGGATCTCGTTGAGGGTGTGCGCCGCGGCGTCGACATGTTCGACTGCGTGATGCCTACGCGCAATGCGCGCAACGGCCACCTGTTCGTCGACACGGGGGTGATCAAGATCCGCAACGCGTTCCATCGCCATGATGAATCGCCACTGGATCCGACCTGTGACTGCTACACCTGCAGCAACTTCTCCCGCGCCTATCTGCATCACCTGGACAAGTGCGGCGAAATGCTCAGCAGCATGTTGAATACCATCCATAACTTGCGCCATTACCAGCGCTTGATGGCCGGTTTACGCGAGGCTATTCAACAAGGTAAATTGGCCGCCTTCGTCGACGCCTTCTACGCCAAGCGCGGGCTTGTTGTACCGCCCTTGGACTGA
- the suhB gene encoding inositol-phosphate phosphatase: protein MQPMLNIALRAARSASELIFRSIERLDSIKVDEKEAKDYVSEVDRAAEQSIVNALRKAYPNHSILGEETGLHAGSGEEGKDYLWVIDPLDGTTNFLRGIPHFAVSIACKYRGRLEHAVIVDPVRQEEFTASRGRGAQLNGRRLRVSSRTSLDGALLGTGFPFRDNQMADLDNYLGMFRSLIGQTAGIRRAGSASLDLAYVAAGRFDAFWESGLSEWDMAAGVLLIQEAGGLVSDFNGGHDFLDKGHIVAGNIKCFKAVLTAIQPHLPESMKR from the coding sequence ATGCAGCCTATGCTGAATATCGCCCTGCGCGCCGCTCGCAGCGCCAGTGAACTGATCTTCCGCTCCATCGAACGCCTGGATAGCATCAAGGTCGATGAGAAAGAGGCCAAGGACTACGTTTCCGAAGTCGATCGTGCCGCCGAACAGAGCATCGTCAATGCTCTGCGCAAGGCCTACCCGAACCACTCCATCCTGGGCGAGGAAACCGGCCTGCACGCCGGCTCCGGCGAAGAAGGCAAGGACTACCTGTGGGTCATCGACCCGCTGGACGGCACCACCAACTTCCTGCGCGGCATCCCGCACTTCGCCGTCAGCATCGCCTGCAAGTACCGTGGCCGCCTCGAACACGCCGTGATCGTCGACCCGGTTCGCCAGGAAGAATTCACCGCCAGCCGTGGCCGTGGCGCCCAGCTCAATGGTCGCCGCCTGCGCGTCAGCTCGCGTACCAGCCTGGACGGCGCCCTGCTGGGCACCGGCTTCCCGTTCCGGGACAATCAGATGGCCGACCTGGACAACTACCTGGGCATGTTCCGTAGCCTGATCGGCCAGACCGCCGGCATCCGCCGCGCTGGCTCAGCGAGCCTGGACCTGGCCTATGTTGCCGCAGGCCGTTTCGATGCATTCTGGGAGTCGGGCCTTTCCGAATGGGACATGGCCGCAGGCGTGCTCCTGATTCAGGAAGCGGGCGGCCTGGTGAGCGACTTCAATGGCGGCCATGACTTCCTCGACAAAGGCCACATCGTCGCCGGCAACATCAAGTGCTTCAAGGCAGTACTGACTGCCATCCAACCGCACCTGCCAGAAAGCATGAAGCGTTGA
- the phnE gene encoding phosphonate ABC transporter, permease protein PhnE gives MNRLINLALLAALLAAIVGSFAYLGLDFGALIGNGGLAQMGEYAGRFLTPDLSSEHLRAVAHGALETLAMSGIGTLLAVVMGLLLALPAAGRFGWPLQGLARLLLNALRAIPELVWAALTVLAAGLGPNAGTLALALHTAGVLGRLFAEALENASPEPAAAIRLQGAGQVAAFCYGTLPNLWPQLLAYSLYRWENNIRMASVLGFVGAGGLGQMLYTTLSLFQEAQASTVIIGMLVLVFLVDALSDVLRQRFVRA, from the coding sequence ATGAATCGGCTGATCAACCTGGCCCTGTTGGCCGCGCTGCTGGCAGCCATCGTCGGTTCGTTCGCCTATTTGGGGTTGGATTTCGGGGCGTTGATCGGCAATGGTGGGCTGGCCCAAATGGGTGAGTATGCCGGACGGTTCCTGACCCCGGACCTGTCCAGCGAGCATCTGCGTGCGGTGGCGCATGGCGCATTGGAAACCCTGGCCATGTCCGGTATCGGCACGTTGCTGGCCGTCGTCATGGGCCTGTTGCTGGCGCTGCCGGCGGCGGGCCGGTTTGGCTGGCCGTTGCAGGGGCTGGCCCGGTTGCTGCTCAATGCGCTGCGCGCCATTCCGGAGCTGGTGTGGGCCGCGCTGACCGTGCTGGCAGCTGGACTTGGGCCAAACGCTGGCACCCTGGCGTTGGCGCTGCACACCGCCGGCGTACTGGGGCGTCTGTTTGCCGAGGCGCTGGAAAACGCCTCGCCTGAACCTGCCGCAGCCATTCGCCTGCAAGGCGCGGGGCAGGTAGCAGCCTTCTGCTACGGCACCTTGCCTAACCTGTGGCCGCAGTTGCTGGCCTACAGCTTGTACCGTTGGGAAAACAATATACGCATGGCCAGTGTGCTGGGCTTTGTGGGTGCTGGAGGCTTGGGGCAGATGCTCTACACCACCCTGAGTCTGTTTCAGGAAGCCCAGGCCAGTACGGTGATCATCGGGATGCTGGTGCTGGTGTTCCTGGTCGATGCGCTCAGTGATGTACTGCGCCAGCGTTTCGTAAGGGCCTGA
- a CDS encoding diguanylate cyclase, which produces MIERTGTGLSFAKRMYAPRAIGTGLGFFCVMIGIAPLQPGGWVWALLLAHGFVWPHLAFQIARVSAQPYKTEQRNLVVDGFAGGCWAGVMGLNPLPSVIILSMIAMDKIAAGGWPLFMKTVLAQGVGIALGLWLFAPPLFPATTQAQMLACLPILLIYPMAIGMICYQVTVQLGQHKRALARLSQTDSLTGLRNHGAWQELLLREFARCRASTGSSCLALIDVDHFKQINDRHGHQVGDNILRVISATLSLHLRKHDPAARYGGDEFCVMLPDTTPGQAREVLERLRLAVEAFRDPALPHLNLSLSIGIAPYHAGITDAQAWLHAADMALYAAKRAGRNCIVLAPQASEPA; this is translated from the coding sequence ATGATCGAGCGCACCGGCACGGGCCTTTCCTTCGCCAAACGCATGTATGCCCCACGCGCCATCGGAACTGGCCTAGGCTTCTTTTGTGTGATGATCGGAATCGCGCCATTGCAGCCAGGGGGATGGGTGTGGGCGCTGTTACTGGCACACGGTTTTGTCTGGCCGCACCTGGCGTTTCAGATTGCTCGGGTATCCGCCCAGCCCTACAAGACCGAGCAGCGCAACTTGGTGGTCGATGGCTTCGCCGGGGGTTGCTGGGCGGGTGTCATGGGGCTCAACCCACTGCCCAGCGTGATCATCCTGTCGATGATCGCCATGGACAAGATTGCGGCCGGTGGCTGGCCCCTATTCATGAAAACGGTACTTGCCCAGGGTGTCGGCATCGCCCTGGGCCTATGGCTGTTCGCGCCGCCGCTTTTTCCGGCCACCACGCAGGCGCAGATGCTGGCGTGCCTGCCGATCCTGCTGATCTACCCCATGGCCATCGGCATGATCTGCTATCAGGTGACCGTCCAGTTGGGCCAGCATAAACGTGCACTGGCCCGCCTGAGCCAGACCGACAGCCTCACGGGCTTGCGCAATCACGGGGCGTGGCAGGAACTGCTGCTGCGCGAATTTGCACGTTGCCGAGCTAGCACAGGGAGCAGTTGCCTTGCCCTGATCGACGTCGACCACTTCAAGCAGATCAATGACCGTCATGGCCATCAGGTGGGTGACAATATCCTGCGGGTGATCAGTGCCACGCTTTCCTTGCACTTGCGCAAGCATGACCCTGCGGCGCGCTATGGCGGGGACGAATTCTGCGTGATGCTGCCTGACACGACGCCAGGGCAGGCAAGGGAAGTGCTTGAGCGGCTGCGCCTGGCCGTGGAGGCGTTCCGCGACCCAGCGCTGCCGCACCTTAACTTGAGCCTGAGCATCGGTATCGCCCCTTACCATGCAGGCATTACCGATGCCCAAGCCTGGCTGCATGCCGCCGATATGGCGTTGTATGCCGCCAAGCGCGCCGGGCGAAATTGCATCGTCCTGGCGCCCCAGGCCTCTGAACCCGCCTGA
- the queA gene encoding tRNA preQ1(34) S-adenosylmethionine ribosyltransferase-isomerase QueA: protein MRVADFSFELPDSLIARHPLAERHGSRLLVLDGPSGALEHRQFPDLLGYLRPGDLMVFNNTRVIPARLFGQKASGGKLEMLVERVLDSHRVLAHVRASKAPKVGAVILVDGGGEAEMVARHDTLFELRFTEEVLPLLDRVGHMPLPPYIDRPDEGADRERYQTVYAEKAGAVAAPTAGLHFDEALLEQIAAKGVEQAFVTLHVGAGTFQPVRVDKIEDHHMHKEWLEVSQAVVDAIEACRARGGRVIAVGTTSVRSLESAARDGQLKPFSGDTDIFIYPGRPFHVVDALVTNFHLPESTLLMLVSAFAGYPETMAAYAAAVEQGYRFFSYGDAMFITRNPAPRGPEEQA, encoded by the coding sequence ATGCGCGTTGCCGATTTCTCCTTCGAACTTCCCGATTCCCTGATCGCCCGCCATCCGTTGGCCGAGCGCCATGGCAGCCGCCTGTTGGTGCTCGATGGGCCAAGCGGTGCACTCGAGCACCGGCAATTCCCCGACCTGCTCGGCTACCTGCGCCCTGGCGACCTGATGGTGTTCAACAACACCCGGGTCATTCCGGCGCGGCTGTTCGGCCAGAAGGCGTCAGGGGGCAAGCTTGAAATGCTGGTCGAACGCGTGCTCGACAGCCATCGCGTGCTGGCTCACGTGCGGGCGAGCAAGGCGCCCAAGGTGGGTGCGGTCATTCTGGTGGACGGCGGTGGTGAAGCTGAAATGGTCGCGCGCCATGACACCTTGTTCGAGCTGCGTTTTACCGAAGAGGTGTTGCCGCTGCTCGACCGGGTTGGTCACATGCCGCTGCCGCCCTACATCGATCGCCCTGACGAAGGCGCCGACCGGGAGCGCTACCAGACGGTCTACGCCGAAAAGGCAGGTGCTGTCGCCGCCCCCACGGCGGGCCTGCATTTCGACGAAGCACTGCTCGAGCAGATCGCCGCCAAGGGGGTAGAGCAGGCGTTCGTTACCCTCCACGTGGGGGCCGGCACATTCCAGCCAGTGCGGGTCGACAAGATCGAAGACCACCACATGCATAAGGAATGGCTCGAAGTGAGCCAGGCTGTGGTCGATGCCATCGAGGCCTGCCGCGCCCGTGGCGGGCGTGTGATCGCCGTGGGCACCACCAGTGTGCGGTCGCTCGAAAGCGCCGCCCGTGATGGCCAGCTCAAGCCCTTCAGCGGTGACACCGATATCTTCATCTACCCCGGTCGCCCGTTCCACGTGGTCGATGCGCTGGTCACCAATTTCCACCTGCCCGAGTCCACGCTGCTGATGCTGGTCTCGGCCTTCGCCGGTTACCCCGAGACCATGGCTGCCTACGCGGCGGCGGTCGAGCAGGGGTACCGCTTCTTCAGTTACGGTGATGCCATGTTCATCACCCGCAATCCGGCGCCTCGCGGCCCCGAGGAGCAAGCATGA
- a CDS encoding trypsin-like peptidase domain-containing protein has product MLLSGCNGVPTSYVSDPVYSQAFVVTSGAPLPMLLMASAIQWNADYAVTAKHTPFLRNVVHEGLGDVVFFKHKASEIPRWRQYVPGEAVTAVGYNSLMMPVQGKGHALSSLVRLDGTPGSVFYSVHDGPITKGMSGGPVFADDGNVVGINIAIIPTSGIDAVRRPDLVGKDRVSVFMSFSEIDKEWRRYQYMLARKSKPQAPTSVKGFVAVAAKP; this is encoded by the coding sequence ATGCTGCTGAGTGGGTGCAATGGAGTGCCAACGTCCTACGTTTCAGACCCGGTCTACAGCCAAGCTTTCGTGGTGACGTCCGGAGCGCCGCTGCCCATGCTGCTGATGGCAAGCGCCATCCAGTGGAATGCGGATTATGCAGTCACCGCCAAACATACCCCTTTCCTGCGCAACGTGGTCCATGAAGGCCTGGGCGATGTGGTGTTCTTCAAGCACAAGGCCAGTGAAATACCGCGTTGGCGTCAATATGTGCCTGGAGAAGCGGTTACGGCGGTGGGTTACAACAGCTTGATGATGCCCGTGCAGGGCAAGGGCCACGCGCTCTCGTCACTGGTCCGGCTCGATGGCACCCCTGGCAGCGTGTTCTATTCGGTGCACGACGGGCCGATCACCAAGGGGATGTCTGGCGGCCCGGTATTCGCCGATGACGGTAACGTGGTAGGCATCAACATCGCCATCATCCCCACCAGCGGCATTGATGCCGTCAGACGACCGGATCTGGTGGGCAAGGACCGGGTCAGTGTGTTCATGTCCTTCAGCGAGATCGACAAGGAGTGGCGGCGCTACCAGTACATGCTGGCGCGCAAGTCCAAGCCTCAGGCCCCAACGTCGGTCAAAGGCTTTGTGGCTGTGGCTGCAAAACCCTGA
- a CDS encoding glycine zipper 2TM domain-containing protein, which yields MNKSMLVGAVLGAVGVTAGGAVATYSLVNKGPEYAQVTDVQPIKQQVKTPREVCKDVTVTRQAPVKDQHQIAGTVVGALAGGLLGNQIGGGTGKKIATVAGAVGGGYAGNKVQEGMQQRDTYTTTQTRCNTVNDVSEKVVGYNVKYTIGDQVGQVKMNREPGPTIPVDKNGKLILSDAGQ from the coding sequence GTGAATAAATCAATGCTGGTGGGTGCGGTGCTAGGTGCTGTCGGTGTCACTGCCGGAGGTGCTGTGGCGACCTACAGCTTGGTGAACAAAGGGCCTGAGTATGCTCAGGTCACCGACGTGCAGCCGATCAAGCAGCAGGTCAAGACCCCGCGCGAAGTGTGCAAGGACGTGACCGTTACTCGCCAGGCGCCAGTCAAGGATCAGCATCAAATCGCCGGCACCGTGGTCGGCGCGCTGGCCGGTGGCCTGTTGGGCAACCAGATCGGCGGCGGCACTGGCAAGAAAATCGCGACCGTGGCCGGTGCGGTGGGTGGTGGTTATGCGGGCAACAAGGTGCAGGAGGGCATGCAGCAGCGTGACACCTATACCACGACCCAAACCCGCTGCAACACGGTCAATGACGTCAGTGAAAAAGTGGTGGGCTACAACGTCAAGTACACCATCGGCGATCAGGTCGGCCAGGTGAAAATGAATCGTGAGCCAGGGCCCACCATTCCGGTGGACAAGAACGGCAAGTTGATTCTCAGCGACGCGGGTCAGTGA
- a CDS encoding bestrophin family protein has translation MKDVILRKYRLVVKTFGYIGWSLFWLLIWDVLVTIDFMLFLNSKFTLPLIPLSLMGSALVVLVSFRNSSAYNRWWEARTLWGALVNSSRSFARQTLTLIDDPDEGLNPVKATLLRRHIAYINCLAAHLKGEKCPQELVAFIPEAEFERHHGSNNFANDILSGSAALLAREYQEGRLDSIRLARLESTLVDLSNAQGGMERIANTPLPYPYVYFPRLFITLFCLIVPVGLVESLEWFTPLASTVVGFMLLAIERIGTDLQSPFRFSEHQIQMDTICETIERNLESMQRGAQSAEAVSA, from the coding sequence TTGAAAGACGTCATCCTCCGCAAATACCGCTTGGTCGTGAAAACCTTCGGCTACATCGGTTGGTCACTGTTCTGGCTGCTGATCTGGGACGTATTGGTCACCATTGATTTCATGCTGTTTCTCAACAGCAAGTTCACCCTGCCCTTGATCCCGCTTTCATTGATGGGTTCGGCGCTGGTCGTGCTGGTGAGCTTTCGCAACAGCAGCGCCTATAACCGCTGGTGGGAAGCACGTACCTTGTGGGGTGCCCTGGTCAACAGTTCCCGCAGCTTTGCCCGCCAGACGCTGACCCTGATCGATGACCCCGACGAGGGGCTCAATCCGGTCAAGGCGACCCTGCTGCGTCGGCACATCGCCTACATCAACTGCCTGGCAGCGCACCTGAAAGGGGAGAAATGCCCGCAGGAGCTGGTGGCGTTTATCCCTGAGGCAGAATTCGAGCGGCACCACGGCTCCAACAATTTTGCCAATGACATCTTGAGTGGTTCGGCCGCGTTACTGGCCAGGGAATATCAGGAGGGCCGGCTGGACAGCATCCGCTTGGCTCGCCTTGAGTCCACGCTGGTGGACTTGTCCAATGCACAAGGGGGCATGGAGCGAATCGCCAATACGCCACTGCCCTACCCTTATGTTTATTTCCCCCGGTTGTTCATCACGCTGTTCTGCTTGATCGTACCGGTCGGCCTGGTGGAGTCGCTGGAGTGGTTCACGCCCCTGGCCTCCACGGTTGTAGGCTTCATGCTGCTGGCGATCGAGCGCATCGGTACCGACTTGCAGAGCCCATTCCGCTTCAGCGAACACCAGATCCAGATGGATACCATCTGCGAGACGATCGAGCGCAACCTGGAATCGATGCAGCGCGGGGCGCAATCGGCCGAGGCCGTGAGCGCTTGA
- the yajC gene encoding preprotein translocase subunit YajC, with the protein MSFLIPAAYADAAAPAAGPAGTGFEWIFLVGFLVIFYLMIWRPQAKRAKEQKNLLGNLQKGDEVVTNGGIAGKIVKVADDFVVLEVSDTVELKFQKGAIAATLPKGTLKAI; encoded by the coding sequence ATGAGCTTCTTGATCCCCGCCGCATACGCGGACGCTGCAGCCCCTGCCGCCGGCCCCGCCGGTACTGGTTTCGAGTGGATTTTCCTGGTTGGTTTCCTGGTCATCTTCTACCTGATGATCTGGCGTCCACAGGCCAAGCGCGCCAAAGAGCAGAAGAACCTGCTGGGCAACTTGCAAAAAGGTGACGAAGTTGTCACCAACGGCGGTATCGCCGGCAAGATCGTCAAAGTGGCCGATGATTTCGTGGTGCTGGAAGTGTCCGACACTGTCGAGCTGAAGTTCCAGAAGGGCGCCATTGCCGCGACCCTGCCAAAAGGTACGCTCAAGGCTATCTGA
- the secD gene encoding protein translocase subunit SecD, with protein sequence MLNKYPLWKYALILLVLAIGFIYSAPNLYPDDPAVQISGASSALQVNQADLDRVSKALVDANIAVKGVSLGEKGSGLIRLTNQEDQLPAKDVVRKALGDDYVVALNLAQTTPQWLRNLGASPMKLGLDLSGGVHFLLEVDMDKAMSARMKVYEGEVKTLLRKERVRYRSLPQQDGGIMLGFADNATREQARALIRKNFNDFDLTTTERNDLAVLRLALSQAKVAEIREYSIKQNLTTVRNRVNELGVAEPLVQRQGANRIVVELPGVQDTAEAKRILGKTANLEFRFGAEPGASKATTEVFEFREGGRSAPVERGLIITGDQVTDAQASFDEHGRPQVNIRLDGHGGELMSRATRSNVGRSMAVIFIEQKPVTRYVKQTVDGVEKDVAVQSFQEEKKIISLATIQSPLGSQFRITGLNGQGESSELALLLRAGGLAAPMYFAEERTIGPSLGADNITKGIDASLWGMLFVSLFIIAIYRGFGVIATIALAGNMVLLLALMSLLGATLTLPGIAGIVLTMGMAVDANVLIFSRIREELKAGMSVQRAIHEGFNRAYTAIIDANLTSLLVGGILFAMGTGPVKGFAVTMSLGIFTSMFTAVMVTRAMVNLTCGGRDIKKLWV encoded by the coding sequence ATGCTGAACAAATACCCTCTGTGGAAATACGCACTGATCCTGCTGGTGCTGGCGATCGGTTTCATTTATTCCGCTCCCAACCTCTACCCGGATGACCCGGCCGTGCAGATCAGCGGTGCCAGCTCGGCGCTGCAGGTCAACCAGGCCGATCTCGATCGCGTCAGCAAGGCGCTGGTCGATGCGAACATCGCAGTCAAAGGCGTGAGCCTGGGTGAGAAGGGCAGTGGCCTGATTCGTCTGACCAATCAGGAAGACCAGCTGCCCGCCAAGGATGTGGTGCGCAAGGCGCTGGGCGATGACTATGTCGTGGCGCTGAACCTGGCACAAACCACCCCGCAGTGGTTGCGCAACCTGGGTGCCAGCCCCATGAAGCTGGGCCTGGACCTGTCTGGTGGCGTGCACTTCCTGCTGGAAGTGGACATGGACAAGGCCATGAGCGCCCGCATGAAAGTCTACGAAGGCGAGGTCAAGACCTTGCTGCGCAAGGAGCGGGTCCGCTACCGCAGCCTGCCGCAGCAGGACGGCGGCATCATGCTCGGCTTTGCTGACAATGCTACACGCGAACAGGCACGCGCCCTGATCCGCAAGAATTTCAACGATTTCGACCTGACCACCACCGAGCGCAACGACCTCGCCGTGCTGCGTCTGGCGCTGTCTCAGGCGAAAGTGGCCGAGATTCGCGAATACTCGATCAAGCAGAACCTCACCACCGTGCGCAACCGTGTCAACGAGCTGGGCGTCGCCGAGCCACTGGTGCAGCGCCAGGGCGCCAACCGCATCGTGGTCGAGCTGCCGGGTGTGCAGGACACTGCCGAAGCCAAGCGTATCCTGGGCAAGACGGCGAACCTGGAGTTCCGTTTCGGTGCCGAGCCGGGCGCGTCCAAAGCCACCACCGAAGTGTTCGAGTTCCGTGAAGGGGGGCGTTCGGCGCCCGTCGAGCGTGGCCTGATCATCACCGGTGACCAGGTGACCGACGCCCAGGCCAGCTTCGATGAGCATGGCCGCCCGCAGGTGAACATTCGTTTGGACGGGCATGGCGGCGAACTGATGAGCCGCGCTACCCGCAGCAACGTCGGTCGCAGCATGGCGGTGATCTTCATCGAGCAGAAGCCTGTCACGCGCTACGTGAAGCAGACGGTCGACGGTGTCGAGAAGGACGTTGCGGTCCAGAGCTTCCAGGAAGAGAAGAAGATCATCAGCCTGGCGACCATCCAGTCGCCGCTGGGTAGCCAGTTCCGTATCACGGGGCTGAACGGCCAGGGCGAATCGTCCGAGCTGGCTTTGCTGCTGCGTGCTGGTGGCCTGGCCGCACCGATGTACTTTGCCGAAGAGCGTACCATCGGCCCAAGCCTGGGTGCCGACAACATCACCAAGGGCATCGACGCCTCGCTGTGGGGTATGCTGTTCGTCTCGTTGTTCATCATTGCCATCTACCGCGGCTTCGGTGTCATAGCCACCATCGCCCTGGCGGGTAACATGGTGCTGCTGCTGGCCCTGATGTCGTTGCTTGGCGCCACCCTTACCCTGCCGGGTATTGCCGGTATCGTGCTGACCATGGGTATGGCGGTGGACGCCAACGTACTGATCTTCTCGCGTATCCGCGAAGAGCTCAAAGCCGGCATGTCGGTGCAGCGCGCCATCCATGAAGGTTTCAACCGCGCCTATACCGCGATCATCGACGCCAACCTGACCAGCCTGCTGGTCGGCGGTATCCTGTTCGCCATGGGTACCGGCCCGGTCAAGGGCTTTGCGGTCACCATGTCCCTCGGGATTTTCACCTCGATGTTCACCGCCGTCATGGTGACCCGCGCAATGGTCAACCTGACCTGTGGCGGGCGTGACATCAAGAAGCTGTGGGTTTGA
- the secF gene encoding protein translocase subunit SecF, which yields MKTINFMGVRNVAFGVTVLLTVLALFSWWQKGLNFGLDFTGGTLIELTYERPADLKAVRAELVESGFHEAVVQSFGATTDLLVRMPGDDPQLGNKVAAALQKAGGDNPATVKRVEFVGPQVGEELRDQGGMGMLLALGGILIYLAFRFQWKFAVGAIISLIHDVIVTLGILSFFQITFDLTVLAAVLAIIGYSLNDTIVVFDRVRENFRVMRKASLIENINVSTTQTLLRTVATSVSTLLAIAALLFFGGDNLFGFSLALFIGVMAGTYSSIYIANVVLIWLNLNSEDLIPPAKTEGVDDRP from the coding sequence ATGAAAACCATCAATTTCATGGGCGTACGCAATGTCGCCTTCGGCGTCACCGTACTGCTCACCGTGCTGGCCCTGTTCAGCTGGTGGCAAAAGGGCCTGAACTTTGGCCTGGACTTCACCGGCGGCACGTTGATCGAGCTGACCTACGAGCGCCCGGCCGATCTCAAGGCGGTGCGGGCCGAGCTGGTCGAGTCGGGTTTCCACGAAGCAGTGGTGCAGAGCTTCGGTGCCACCACCGACCTGCTCGTGCGCATGCCGGGTGACGACCCGCAGCTGGGCAACAAGGTAGCCGCGGCCCTGCAGAAGGCAGGCGGTGACAACCCTGCCACCGTCAAGCGTGTTGAGTTCGTCGGCCCGCAAGTGGGTGAAGAGCTGCGTGACCAGGGCGGCATGGGCATGCTCCTGGCGCTGGGTGGCATCCTTATCTACCTGGCGTTCCGCTTCCAGTGGAAATTCGCTGTGGGGGCCATCATCTCGCTGATCCACGACGTGATCGTGACCCTGGGCATTCTGTCGTTCTTCCAGATCACCTTCGACCTGACGGTGCTGGCAGCGGTGCTGGCCATTATCGGCTACTCGCTCAACGACACCATTGTCGTGTTCGACCGGGTGCGCGAGAACTTCCGGGTCATGCGCAAGGCGTCTCTGATCGAAAACATCAACGTCTCCACCACCCAGACGTTGCTGCGTACCGTGGCGACTTCGGTGTCCACTTTGCTGGCCATTGCTGCCTTGCTGTTCTTCGGCGGTGACAACCTGTTTGGCTTCTCGCTGGCACTGTTCATCGGCGTCATGGCCGGTACCTACTCGTCGATCTATATCGCCAACGTGGTGCTGATCTGGCTCAACCTGAACAGTGAAGACCTGATTCCGCCGGCCAAGACCGAGGGTGTGGACGACCGTCCATGA